From Rhodamnia argentea isolate NSW1041297 chromosome 10, ASM2092103v1, whole genome shotgun sequence, a single genomic window includes:
- the LOC115742737 gene encoding xyloglucan galactosyltransferase XLT2: protein MLPISDQPSPESQKKKTTASDSLLSRKNSFNSLASALQPYFSLHNPRTWLFLAIISLQILILFMARSVPLPLSFPHARHHFPGPIAAARLPSSAAAFVSPTDPPSADSDQCGSGKIYVYELPSFFNLEILKQCDNLNPWSSRCDALANQGFGQPAAGRLAGIVPEKLAPAWFWTDQFVSEIIFHNRILKHACRTMEPESAAAFYIPFYTGLAVGKYLWSNSSAKDRDRHCEMMLSWVQDQVPYKRSNGWDHFINMGRITWDFRRSKDEDWGSSCIYKAGMRNITRLLIERNPWDYFDVGVPYPTGFHPRSESDVAEWQDYVRTRPRPALFCFAGAKRGAIKNDFRGILLSQCRNESDACRAVDCAGARCSNGTTEILETFLGSKFCLQPRGDSFTRRSIFDCMVAGSIPVFFWRRTAYYQYEWFLPGEPGSYSVYIDRNEVKNGTSIRKVLERYSEEDVRRMRERVIEYIPKLVYVLPEEGLGRVKDAFDVAMEGVLRRFKEQEEWRFKWR from the exons ATGCTTCCCATCTCTGATCAGCCTTCCCCGGAATCGCAAAAGAAGAAGACCACCGCCTCCGACTCGTTACTCAGCCGTAAGAACTCGTTCAACTCGCTCGCCTCGGCTCTCCAACCCTACTTCTCCCTCCACAACCCTCGCACATGGCTCTTTCTCGCCATCATTTCCCTCCAGATCTTGATCCTCTTCATGGCTCGCTCCGTCCCCCTCCCGCTCTCCTTCCCCCACGCCCGCCACCACTTCCCGGGGCCTATTGCTGCCGCTCGGCtcccctcctccgccgccgccttcGTTTCGCCGACCGATCCTCCGTCCGCGGACTCCGACCAATGCGGTTCAG GGAAAATTTACGTGTACGAGCTTCCGAGTTTCTTCAACCTGGAGATTCTCAAGCAGTGCGACAACTTGAATCCTTGGAGCTCGCGATGCGACGCGCTTGCTAACCAAGGGTTCGGCCAACCCGCCGCTGGGCGCTTGGCAGGGATCGTACCGGAGAAGTTGGCGCCCGCGTGGTTCTGGACTGACCAGTTCGTTTCGGAGATAATCTTCCACAACCGTATCCTCAAGCACGCGTGCAGGACGATGGAGCCCGAATCAGCTGCGGCCTTCTACATACCGTTCTACACTGGACTCGCGGTGGGCAAGTACTTGTGGTCTAATTCCAGCGCCAAGGACCGCGATCGCCACTGCGAGATGATGCTGAGCTGGGTCCAGGATCAGGTGCCCTACAAGAGATCCAACGGCTGGGATCACTTCATCAATATGGGGCGCATCACGTGGGATTTTCGCCGGTCCAAGGACGAGGACTGGGGCTCCAGCTGCATCTACAAGGCGGGGATGAGGAACATCACGCGCCTCCTGATCGAGCGCAACCCCTGGGACTACTTCGACGTTGGCGTGCCCTACCCCACCGGATTCCACCCCCGGTCCGAGTCCGACGTGGCGGAGTGGCAGGACTACGTCCGCACGCGGCCGCGGCCCGCGCTGTTCTGCTTCGCCGGGGCCAAGCGTGGCGCGATCAAGAACGATTTCCGAGGCATCTTGCTGAGCCAGTGCCGCAACGAGTCAGACGCGTGCCGGGCTGTGGACTGCGCGGGGGCGCGGTGCTCCAACGGCACAACCGAAATCCTGGAGACCTTCCTGGGGTCCAAGTTCTGTCTGCAGCCGAGGGGGGACAGCTTCACCCGCAGGTCCATCTTCGACTGCATGGTGGCCGGCTCGATCCCCGTCTTCTTCTGGAGGCGGACCGCTTACTACCAGTACGAGTGGTTCTTGCCGGGCGAACCGGGGAGCTACTCGGTTTACATAGACCGGAACGAGGTGAAGAACGGGACGTCCATCAGGAAAGTCCTGGAGAGGTACAGCGAGGAGGACGTGaggaggatgagagagagagtgatcgAGTACATACCCAAGCTCGTGTACGTGTTGCCGGAAGAAGGGCTGGGGAGGGTGAAGGACGCGTTCGATGTGGCCATGGAGGGGGTTTTGAGGAGGTTTAAGGAGCAGGAAGAGTGGAGGTTTAAGTGGCGGTGA
- the LOC115742652 gene encoding embryo-specific protein ATS3B-like: MTIAVSSLLLLAFSFVLSEAQSSVLPLQPHALPSLNLSYIQKLGSCSYTVVVTTSCSSPSYTRDQISIAFGDAYGNQIYAPRLDDPSTRTFEGCSSDTFQINGPCAYQICYVYFYRSGPDGWKPDRVEIYGHNSKAVTFYYRTFIPSDIWYGFNLCNSAASSTGQPNYRFFFHMVYGFLVSAFLNFCS; the protein is encoded by the exons ATGACGATCGCCGTCTCTTCCCTCCTCCTGCTTGCCTTCTCCTTCGTCCTCTCGGAAGCCCAGTCGAGCGTCCTCCCGCTGCAGCCTCACGCGCTGCCGTCGCTTAATCTGAGTTACATCCAG AAACTGGGAAGCTGCTCTTACACGGTCGTTGTCACCACGAGTTGCTCTTCTCCCTCGTACACGCGAGATCAAATCAGCATAGCCTTCGGCGATGCTTACGGCAATCAG ATCTATGCCCCGAGGCTGGACGATCCATCAACCAGAACATTTGAAGGATGCTCTTCGGACACATTTCAGATAAATGGACCGTGCGCCTACCAGATATGCTATGTATATTTCTACAGGAGCGGACCGGACGGCTGGAAACCGGATAGAGTGGAGATTTACGGACACAATTCGAAGGCAGTCACGTTCTACTACCGCACCTTCATTCCAAGTGACATCTGGTACGGATTCAATCTCTGCAACAGTGCCGCTTCTTCAACTGGGCAACCTAACTACAGGTTCTTTTTCCACATGGTGTATGGATTTTTAGTCAGTGCTTTCCTGAACTTCTGTAGTTAA
- the LOC115742613 gene encoding mitochondrial metalloendopeptidase OMA1 isoform X2, which translates to MGFFKGAKSALDAFRCFTRASTQFQQGSRIHRPAASTLASGVSKRAPDVVAPCPLVLRRFSCYGVIGRNRCNPFSNGAKRFYYVDRYQVQHFKPRGPRRWFRNPRNVLIVVLVGSGVFITVYFGNLEEVPYTKRRHFVLLSRDWERRLGETQFQQIKASFKGKILPPIHPESVRVRLIAKDIIEALQRGLRHEQVWQDISYASPDTFEGSERGAHDTLMALSDKKSEKLEETWSREDELLDDSWVDQSRNKGRGRGSKPTTSHLEGLNWEVLVVNEPVVNAFCLPGGKIVVFTGLFEHFRTDAEIATIIGHEVAHAVARHSAEMITKNLWFNIMQLILYQFVMPDIVNAMSSLFLRLPFSRKVIVMPSKLTCWFCGLFDA; encoded by the exons ATGGGATTCTTCAAGGGAGCCAAGTCCGCACTCGACGCCTTTCGCTGTTTCACTAGGGCTTCCACTCAATTTCAGCAAGGCTCGAGGATTCACCGACCCGCGGCGTCGACTCTCGCTTCCGGCGTATCGAAACGGGCTCCCGACGTCGTCGCTCCGTGTCCTCTGGTCCTTCGCCGATTCAGCTGTTACGGTGTAATCGGCAGGAACCGGTGCAATCCGTTTTCGAACGGAGCCAAGCGATTCTACTATGTGGATCGATACCAGGTGCAGCATTTCAAGCCGCGAGGGCCGAGACGGTGGTTTCGGAACCCTAGGAACGTGCTGATCGTGGTCTTGGTGGGTTCTGGGGTTTTCATCACGGTGTACTTTGGGAACTTGGAGGAGGTGCCGTACACGAAGCGGAGGCATTTCGTGCTCTTGTCCAGAGACTGGGAGAGGAGACTCGGGGAGACGCAGTTCCAGCAGATTAAGGCTTCTTTTAAGGGCAAGATATTGCCGCCGATCCACCCGGAGAGCGTCAGGGTCAGATTAATCGCCAAAGATATCATTGAGGCGCTGCAGAGAGGTTTGAGGCATGAACAG GTTTGGCAAGATATAAGTTATGCCTCGCCAGACACTTTTGAGGGCAGTGAGAGAGGTGCTCATGATACTCTGATGGCTCTGAGcgataaaaaatcagaaaagctAGAGGAGACGTGGTCCCGTGAAGATGAGCTTCTTGATGATAGTTGGGTTGACCAAAGCAGGAACAAGGGTCGTGGGCGCGGATCGAAACCCACGACCTCACATCTGGAGGGCCTTAATTGGGAGGTCTTGGTGGTGAATGAGCCTGTTGTGAATGCATTCTGTCTGCCAGGTGGGAAGATTGTTGTGTTCACTGGACTATTTGAACATTTTAGGACAGATGCAGAGATAGCAACAATAATTGGACATGAG GTGGCACATGCTGTGGCTAGACACTCAGCTGAGATGATTACGAAGAATCTGTggttcaatatcatgcaactgATACTTTATCAGTTTGTCATGCCTGACATTGTTAATGCAATGTCATCTCTTTTCCTAAGGCTTCCATTCTCAAGGAA GGTGATTGTGATGCCCAGCAAACTGACATGCTGGTTTTGTGGACTCTTTGATGCTTAA
- the LOC115742613 gene encoding mitochondrial metalloendopeptidase OMA1 isoform X1: MGFFKGAKSALDAFRCFTRASTQFQQGSRIHRPAASTLASGVSKRAPDVVAPCPLVLRRFSCYGVIGRNRCNPFSNGAKRFYYVDRYQVQHFKPRGPRRWFRNPRNVLIVVLVGSGVFITVYFGNLEEVPYTKRRHFVLLSRDWERRLGETQFQQIKASFKGKILPPIHPESVRVRLIAKDIIEALQRGLRHEQVWQDISYASPDTFEGSERGAHDTLMALSDKKSEKLEETWSREDELLDDSWVDQSRNKGRGRGSKPTTSHLEGLNWEVLVVNEPVVNAFCLPGGKIVVFTGLFEHFRTDAEIATIIGHEVAHAVARHSAEMITKNLWFNIMQLILYQFVMPDIVNAMSSLFLRLPFSRKMEIEADYIGLLIMASAGYDPRVAPKVFEKLGKVTGDSALRDYLSTHPSGKKRAQLLAQAPVMEEALILYREAISGRGIEGFL, from the exons ATGGGATTCTTCAAGGGAGCCAAGTCCGCACTCGACGCCTTTCGCTGTTTCACTAGGGCTTCCACTCAATTTCAGCAAGGCTCGAGGATTCACCGACCCGCGGCGTCGACTCTCGCTTCCGGCGTATCGAAACGGGCTCCCGACGTCGTCGCTCCGTGTCCTCTGGTCCTTCGCCGATTCAGCTGTTACGGTGTAATCGGCAGGAACCGGTGCAATCCGTTTTCGAACGGAGCCAAGCGATTCTACTATGTGGATCGATACCAGGTGCAGCATTTCAAGCCGCGAGGGCCGAGACGGTGGTTTCGGAACCCTAGGAACGTGCTGATCGTGGTCTTGGTGGGTTCTGGGGTTTTCATCACGGTGTACTTTGGGAACTTGGAGGAGGTGCCGTACACGAAGCGGAGGCATTTCGTGCTCTTGTCCAGAGACTGGGAGAGGAGACTCGGGGAGACGCAGTTCCAGCAGATTAAGGCTTCTTTTAAGGGCAAGATATTGCCGCCGATCCACCCGGAGAGCGTCAGGGTCAGATTAATCGCCAAAGATATCATTGAGGCGCTGCAGAGAGGTTTGAGGCATGAACAG GTTTGGCAAGATATAAGTTATGCCTCGCCAGACACTTTTGAGGGCAGTGAGAGAGGTGCTCATGATACTCTGATGGCTCTGAGcgataaaaaatcagaaaagctAGAGGAGACGTGGTCCCGTGAAGATGAGCTTCTTGATGATAGTTGGGTTGACCAAAGCAGGAACAAGGGTCGTGGGCGCGGATCGAAACCCACGACCTCACATCTGGAGGGCCTTAATTGGGAGGTCTTGGTGGTGAATGAGCCTGTTGTGAATGCATTCTGTCTGCCAGGTGGGAAGATTGTTGTGTTCACTGGACTATTTGAACATTTTAGGACAGATGCAGAGATAGCAACAATAATTGGACATGAG GTGGCACATGCTGTGGCTAGACACTCAGCTGAGATGATTACGAAGAATCTGTggttcaatatcatgcaactgATACTTTATCAGTTTGTCATGCCTGACATTGTTAATGCAATGTCATCTCTTTTCCTAAGGCTTCCATTCTCAAGGAA GATGGAGATCGAAGCGGATTATATTGGTTTGCTGATAATGGCTTCCGCTGGGTATGATCCTCGAGTGGCACCTAAAGTATTTGAGAAGTTGGGTAAGGTGACTGGAGACTCGGCGCTGAGAGACTATCTTTCTACTCATCCATCCGGGAAAAAGAGAGCGCAGTTGCTGGCTCAAGCGCCAGTCATGGAAGAAGCTCTCATTTTGTACAGGGAGGCTATATCGGGGCGCGGAATTGAAGGGTTCTTGTAG